The Agrococcus carbonis genome has a window encoding:
- a CDS encoding tetratricopeptide repeat protein produces the protein MRDDDFIAPELPADIAPEDLDIGARAQLKTLTKENAEFVAKHLAAAAQLIDDDPQLAHQHALAAARRAGRIGVVRESLAITAYTLGDFALALRELRTYRRITGRDDQLPLMADCERGLGRPEKALELARSVDASTLETPVRVELAIVKSGARLDLGQKEAALEELRIPELQKDKAFEYSPALFASFAGVLEELGRDEEAAEWYALADRAIDALEAALAPGELESIGITTERIESEDVDQDGLPLEPTEIDAPSVPADDPASDDPAADESVESPAAGAPADAIVDAGSRDVTAGEGAEDAPADAAPADAVPGEDEADAVALAAAAPAAEPAPVADVEQPEAAVGETVEPTAPAADDALFGDALFGDELIENEGGSPRAGDER, from the coding sequence CGACGACGACTTCATCGCGCCCGAGCTGCCGGCGGACATCGCGCCGGAGGATCTCGACATCGGCGCCCGTGCTCAGCTGAAGACCCTGACGAAGGAGAACGCCGAGTTCGTCGCGAAGCACCTGGCGGCGGCGGCGCAGCTCATCGACGACGATCCGCAGCTGGCCCACCAGCACGCGCTCGCCGCAGCGCGTCGCGCGGGCCGCATCGGCGTCGTGCGCGAGTCGCTCGCGATCACCGCCTACACGCTCGGAGACTTCGCGCTCGCGCTGCGCGAGCTGCGCACCTATCGCCGCATCACCGGTCGGGACGACCAGCTGCCGCTCATGGCCGACTGCGAGCGCGGCCTCGGCAGACCGGAGAAGGCCCTCGAGCTCGCCCGGTCGGTCGATGCGTCCACGCTCGAGACGCCGGTGCGCGTCGAGCTCGCCATCGTGAAGTCCGGGGCGCGGCTGGATCTGGGGCAGAAGGAGGCGGCGCTCGAGGAGCTCCGCATCCCGGAGCTCCAGAAGGACAAGGCGTTCGAGTACAGCCCGGCGCTCTTCGCGAGCTTCGCCGGCGTGCTCGAGGAGCTCGGGCGCGACGAGGAGGCCGCCGAGTGGTATGCGCTCGCCGACCGCGCGATCGACGCCCTGGAGGCGGCCCTCGCGCCCGGAGAGCTCGAGTCGATCGGCATCACCACGGAGCGCATCGAAAGCGAGGACGTCGACCAGGACGGCCTGCCGCTCGAGCCGACCGAGATCGACGCCCCGTCGGTCCCTGCTGACGACCCCGCTTCCGACGACCCCGCGGCCGACGAGTCGGTCGAGTCGCCCGCCGCCGGTGCGCCCGCGGACGCGATCGTCGACGCGGGATCCAGGGACGTCACTGCCGGGGAGGGCGCCGAGGACGCGCCCGCAGATGCGGCACCCGCCGACGCAGTGCCGGGCGAGGATGAGGCCGACGCCGTCGCCCTTGCCGCTGCGGCGCCTGCCGCCGAGCCCGCGCCTGTCGCCGACGTCGAGCAGCCCGAGGCCGCCGTGGGCGAGACCGTCGAGCCGACGGCGCCCGCCGCGGACGACGCGCTGTTCGGGGATGCGCTCTTCGGTGATGAGCTGATCGAGAACGAGGGCGGGTCGCCGCGAGCCGGGGACGAGCGCTGA